The Frankiaceae bacterium nucleotide sequence TCGGCGACCAGGGGCTGACCATCGGGCGTACGGCGGCCCTGTTGGCCGGCCTTCCGCAGACCGTGCCCGGCTACGCCATCGACCGGATGTGCGCGGGCGCGATGACCGCGGTCACCAACACCGCGTCGGGCATCGCCTTCGGCGCCTACGACGTCGCCATCGCCGGCGGCGTCGAGCACATGGGCCGCCACCCGATGGGCGAGGGCGTCGATCCGAACCCCCGCATCATCAGCGAACGCCTCGTGGACCCGTCCGCGCTCGTCATGGGCGCCACCGCCGAGAACCTCCACGACCGCGCCCCCGACATCACCCGCGAGCGTTGCGACGCGTTCGCCGCGACGAGCCAGGCCAGGGCCAAGGCGGCGTACGACGCCGGCGTCATCCAGCGCGACCTCGTGCCGATCGCGACGTGGTCCGAGGGCGGCTGGGGCCTCGCGACGGCCGACGAGCCGATGCGCCCTGGCACCACGCCCGACGACCTCGCGAAGCTCAAGACGCCGTTCCGCCCGCACGGCCGCGTCACCGCGGGCAACGCCGCCGGCATCAACGACGGCGCCACCGCCTGCCTCGTCACCGCCGAGGAGACGGCGCACGAGCTCGGGCTGACGCCGAGGATGCGGCTCGTCGGGTACGCGTTCGCTGGCGTCGAGCCCGAGGTCATGGGCGTCGGCCCGATCCCGTCGACCGAGAAGGCACTGCGGCGCACCGGCCTGTCGATCGACGACATCGGGGCGTTCGAGCTGAACGAGGCGTTCGCCGTCCAGGTCCTCGCGTTCCTCGACCACTTCGGCATCAAGGACGACGACGAGCGCGTCAACCCGTACGGCGGCGCCATCGCCTACGGCCACCCCCTCGCGTCGAGCGGCGTGCGGCTCATGACGCAGCTCGCGCGGCAGTTCGAGGCCGACCCGTCCATCCGCTACGGCATCACCGCCATGTGCGTCGGCATCGGCATGGGCGGCACCGTCATCTGGGAGAACGTGCGATGAGCTACGAAGAGGTCGTCACCGAGGCCAAGCTGCGCTGGGTCTCCGTACCAGCCGGCGACATCGCGCTGATCACGCTGGACAACGGGTTCGACCACACGAAGCCGAACACGTTCGGCGAGGGCGGCCTGCGATCCCTCGACGCCGCGCTCGACGAGGCGCACGCGCGTCCGGGCCTTGCCGCCGTCGCCGTCACGGGCAAGCCGTTCGTCTTCGCCGTGGGCGCGGACCTCGGCGGCGTACCGGAGATCCCCGACCGCGAGACGGCGCTCACCGTCGGCCGCGAGGGGCACCGCGTCTTCCGGCGCCTCCGTGACTCCGAGGTGCCGACGTTCGCGCTCGTCAACGGCGCCGCGCTCGGCGGCGGCCTGGAGCTCGCGCTGCACTGCCACTACCGCACGATCTCCTCCGGCGCGGCGGCCGTCGCGCTGCCCGAGTGCTTCCTCGGCCTCATCCCCGGCTGGGGCGGCACGCAGCTGCTCCCCCAGCTCATCGGCGCCGACAAGGCCCTGCAGGTCATCGTCGACAACGCCCTCGCGCAGAACAAGATGCTCAAGGGCCCCCAGGCGTTCGCGCTGGGGATCGCCGACGTGATGTACGAGCCCGCCGACTTCCTCGAGCGTTCGCTGGAGTGGGTCTCGGCGGTGCTCGCCGGAGAGGTGACCGTCCAGCGCCCCCACGTCGACACCGGCGAGGCGTGGACCGAGGCGGTCGCGCGGACGCGGGCCGGGCTCGACGCGCGGATCCACGGCGCGGCCCCGGCTCCGTACAGGGCGCTCGACCTCGTCGGCCTCGCGCGCACGGCTGACCTGACAGAGGGCTTCGCCGCCGAGGACGAGGCGCTGGCCGACCTGATCTTCTCCGACGAGCTGCGTTCGGGCCTCTACGCCTTCGACCTCACGCAGAAGCGCGCCAAGCGCCCGGTCGGCGCGCCCCGCGAGGGAGCCCGCGCGATCACCAAGGTCGGCGTCGTCGGCGCGGGGCTCATGGCGTCGCAGCTCGGGCTGCTGTTCGCACAGCGGCTCGAGGTGCCCGTCGTCTTGACCGACGTGGACCAGGCGCGCGTCGACAAGGGCGTCGGCTGGGTGCACGAGCAGATCGACGGCCTGCTGACCAAGGGCCGCGTCAACGCCGACAAGGCCAACCGGCTCAAGGCGCTCGTCACGGGCTCGCTGTCGAAGGACGCGTTCCGCGACGCGGACTTCGTCATCGAGGCGGTGTTCGAGGAGCTGAAGGTCAAGCAGCAGGTGTTCGCGGAGTGCGAGGAGGTCGTACGCCCCGACTGCGTCCTCGCGACCAACACGTCCTCGCTGTCCGTCACCGCGATGGCGTCGCAGCTGCAACACCCCGAGCGCGTCGTCGGCTTCCACTTCTTCAACCCGGTCGCGGTGCTGCCGCTGCTCGAGATCGTGCGCGCCGAGCAGACCGACGACGCGACGCTGGCGACGGCGTTCGCGGTGGCGAAGACGTTGAAGAAGTCGGCGGTGCTGGTGAAGGACGCGCCGGCGTTCGTCGTCAACCGGCTCCTCACCCGCTTCATGGGCGAGGTCACGAAGGCCGTCGACGAGGGCACGCCGTTCTCCGTCGCGGACACCGCTCTGGACCCGCTCGGGCTGCCGATGAGCCCGTTCCTGCTGCTCGCGCTCGTCGGCCCCGCGGTCGCGCTGCACGTCGCGGAGACGATGCACGAGGCGTACCCCGACCGTTACTACGTCTCCCCCAACCTCGCCCGCCTCGTCGCGGCGAAGAAGCCCGGCATCTACACGTGGGGGCCCGAAGGGCAGCAGGTCGATCCGGAGGTCGCGGCGATGTTCTCGCCGCCCGCGGACGCGGTGCCGCTGACCGCGGAGCAGGTACGCGAGCGCGCCCTGTCGGCGATGGCCGAGGAGATCTCGATCATGCTCGACGAGGGCGTGGTCGCCGAGGCGCAGGACATCGACCTGTGCCTGCTGCTGGGCGCGGGGTGGCCGTTCTGGCTCGGCGGCATCACGCCGTACCTCGACCGTTCCGGCATCAGCGAGAAGGTCACAGGCAAGCGCTTCCTCCCGAACGGCCTCGCCTCACCCGCCTGACGCGACGAGCCACTCCCTCGCCGTCTCGGACAGCAGAGGCAGGACGAGCGCGCGGTCGGCCAGGTCCTTCGGGCGCGGGTCCTTGCTCTTGTAGAGCAGCTGCACCTCGGGTACGAGCACGCGGTCGCCCAGCGACGCGATCGGGCGGCGTACACGCGGGTCGCGGCGGTAGACCCAGTCGTCGCCGTCGCTGTCCTCCAGCATGAGCTGGAACGCCCACGGCTCCCCCGGCGTACGCCGGCACCACACGTCGTGCGCCGTCGCGACGTCGGACGTCCACGGCCGCAGCGTCCCCGGCGGGTCGGCGACGTGCAGGTCCCAGGCCGCGAGGTGCGCGCGGACGGCCGCCTGGTCGCGCCGCAGCACGCTGACGTCGATGTCGGCGTGGTCCCGCGTCTGCCGCCCGAGGAACGCGTCCAGCGGACACCCGCCCGCCAGCCACCACGGCACGTCGAACGCCTCCAGCACCGCCGCCATCTCGTCAGGCGTCAGTGGTGCCCAGTCGCCGAGGCTCACCGCCCGCGCGGCCCGTCGAACACAGCCCCCTGGGTGGGCCGAAGCCGAAGCCCTCGTCGACGTCGTACGGCCGCGCGAACACCTCCAGTCCCGACACCCGCGCGCGCCCGCGACGCCGTCAACGCGACCTCGGCCGCTTCGTCGGCGTCTCGCAGCGCCCGAGCAGCACGCGCTCCTCGAGCGCGGCGGGACCCGCGTAGCCCTCCTCGGTCCATCTGCACCAGAGCTTCACGCCGTAGATGGCCCGACCGGTCACAGTGGTGCGCATCAGCGAGTCGATCTCGTCCGCGTCCACGCCCGGACGCTAGCGCGGCGAACGGCTGCCGAGGTGAGCGCGTACCGCGGCCGTCGCGACCGTGACGACCTCGTCGAGGGGACGCGCGGCGTCCACGACGACCCAGTCGTGGGCCACGGCGGCGGCGCGGAGGTACCGCGTACAGGCCTCGATGAAGGTGGTCTCGGCCTCGGACGACACCTCTGTCGTCGTCAGCCGGCGCGCGAGGGCGGTCTCGGGGTCGACGTCCAGGAGAAGCACCAGGGAAGGCGCGGGGAGACGGGCCACGACGTCGTCGGGCAGCGGGTAGAGGTCCTTGACGTGCCACCACATCTTGGCGCTCTCGACGTACCTGTCGTAGACGGCCGGCGGCACGCCGGCGTCGGCGTGTCTCAGCAGCTCGCTGCCGAGCGCCAGCGACCGTGCCACGTCGGCGCCGCGCTCACCGAACGCCGTCCGCGCGGCGTCGACGCGCGCCATGACCTCCGGGGAGAACGGCTGCACCTTGCGGGCGCTCCAGCCGAGGGCACGCGCCAGCTCGGCGACCACGGTCGACTTCCCTGCGCCGTCGATGCCGGTGACCTCGACGAGCCCGGTGTCGCTCATCCGGCGTCGTCCCCGGTCTCCTCGCGGAGCCCCTCGACGAACGCCGTGACCGTGGCGGTGCGACGGACGGCGATCTCGCGCGCGGCGTCCGTGTGCATCAGGTCGGCGAGCCGTCCGAGCTTCTCCTCGACGTGCTTCGCCAAGCCGTCCGCCACCGCGTCCCGCGGGGGGCCGTCGGGGTCGGGACGATGCTCGCCGAGCCAGAGGAACGCCCGGGCGACGCCGACGTACCCGAGTGCGTCGAGGTTGTCGGCGTCGTCGAGAACCATGCCGACCGGCGACTTCGGCTCGGTCAGCTTGCTGAAACGCCGGCTCGCCACCGCCTCGGCGACCGTCGCCACGTCCGCGTCGGGCAGGTCACGCAGAGCCACGCGCACTGCCGCCGCCGACCTGAGCTCGTGGTCCGCGCGGCCGGGCCCGCTGTCGTAGCCGATGTCGTGGAACAACGCCGCGAGGACGCAGAGACGCGCGTCGGCGCCGGCCTCACCCGAGAGGCGGTTCGCCCATCGCGCGACGCGCAGCGCGTGACCGATGTCGTGGCAGCCGACCGGCGTGCCGTACCCCGCCAC carries:
- a CDS encoding thiolase family protein produces the protein MFVEGVRTPFGKAGSLYSETRADNLVVNCIRELLRRHPDLPPERIGEVAIAATTQIGDQGLTIGRTAALLAGLPQTVPGYAIDRMCAGAMTAVTNTASGIAFGAYDVAIAGGVEHMGRHPMGEGVDPNPRIISERLVDPSALVMGATAENLHDRAPDITRERCDAFAATSQARAKAAYDAGVIQRDLVPIATWSEGGWGLATADEPMRPGTTPDDLAKLKTPFRPHGRVTAGNAAGINDGATACLVTAEETAHELGLTPRMRLVGYAFAGVEPEVMGVGPIPSTEKALRRTGLSIDDIGAFELNEAFAVQVLAFLDHFGIKDDDERVNPYGGAIAYGHPLASSGVRLMTQLARQFEADPSIRYGITAMCVGIGMGGTVIWENVR
- a CDS encoding 3-hydroxyacyl-CoA dehydrogenase NAD-binding domain-containing protein gives rise to the protein MSYEEVVTEAKLRWVSVPAGDIALITLDNGFDHTKPNTFGEGGLRSLDAALDEAHARPGLAAVAVTGKPFVFAVGADLGGVPEIPDRETALTVGREGHRVFRRLRDSEVPTFALVNGAALGGGLELALHCHYRTISSGAAAVALPECFLGLIPGWGGTQLLPQLIGADKALQVIVDNALAQNKMLKGPQAFALGIADVMYEPADFLERSLEWVSAVLAGEVTVQRPHVDTGEAWTEAVARTRAGLDARIHGAAPAPYRALDLVGLARTADLTEGFAAEDEALADLIFSDELRSGLYAFDLTQKRAKRPVGAPREGARAITKVGVVGAGLMASQLGLLFAQRLEVPVVLTDVDQARVDKGVGWVHEQIDGLLTKGRVNADKANRLKALVTGSLSKDAFRDADFVIEAVFEELKVKQQVFAECEEVVRPDCVLATNTSSLSVTAMASQLQHPERVVGFHFFNPVAVLPLLEIVRAEQTDDATLATAFAVAKTLKKSAVLVKDAPAFVVNRLLTRFMGEVTKAVDEGTPFSVADTALDPLGLPMSPFLLLALVGPAVALHVAETMHEAYPDRYYVSPNLARLVAAKKPGIYTWGPEGQQVDPEVAAMFSPPADAVPLTAEQVRERALSAMAEEISIMLDEGVVAEAQDIDLCLLLGAGWPFWLGGITPYLDRSGISEKVTGKRFLPNGLASPA
- a CDS encoding HD domain-containing protein, whose product is MRLADRTLPDALFASYRPVLVAGYGTPVGCHDIGHALRVARWANRLSGEAGADARLCVLAALFHDIGYDSGPGRADHELRSAAAVRVALRDLPDADVATVAEAVASRRFSKLTEPKSPVGMVLDDADNLDALGYVGVARAFLWLGEHRPDPDGPPRDAVADGLAKHVEEKLGRLADLMHTDAAREIAVRRTATVTAFVEGLREETGDDAG